Proteins encoded within one genomic window of Methanosarcina barkeri str. Wiesmoor:
- a CDS encoding class I adenylate-forming enzyme family protein: protein MRIDAYITEYARKTPQSIALEEGKSSISYSCLDNDINTIASLLMDFNHCRFSILAESGMLYVKVLMAVYRSANIAIPLPIEFPKFSIEKILDAAHVNNIIVTDTQYSRFGEDFFERFGTVVIISSNTSGEFLRKKIETEVNNPQLQLVLYTSGTTGTPKGVMLSNRNLVANAESIIKVLRITSRDKGALVISPHHAFGNSIINSHLVAGSSVRIGNMNFIDSIFNLIGSDISIFYGVPSTYRILLRYPDRFKKDFSRVRTAASAGGEMDRDIVNDIRELAPDLEILPMYGQTEATARLAYLPAEDVNELVDTIGKAIPGVILDVFDSEYRPAKPNITGELVATGDNIMLGYLDDEIATGMKIIDGWLHTGDLAQKLPNGYIKLLGRKDDLIKIGDHRVNPREIEKSIEENNEVSRVFVVPVHHELMGTAISLMVIPAKGTEIEKLYAFCRKSLPGYLRPREILFIDHLPISENGKISNRSIIEEYQHVKASV from the coding sequence ATGCGAATTGATGCGTATATCACTGAGTACGCCAGAAAAACTCCTCAAAGCATTGCCCTGGAAGAGGGAAAGAGTTCAATTTCCTATAGCTGCCTTGACAATGATATAAACACAATTGCTTCACTTTTAATGGATTTTAACCACTGCCGATTTTCAATACTGGCAGAATCAGGCATGCTGTATGTGAAAGTGCTCATGGCAGTATATCGATCTGCGAATATCGCAATTCCTCTACCAATAGAATTTCCTAAATTCAGTATTGAGAAAATCCTTGATGCCGCCCATGTCAACAATATCATCGTAACCGATACACAATACTCAAGATTTGGAGAGGACTTTTTTGAGCGTTTTGGAACTGTAGTAATTATTTCCAGCAATACTTCTGGAGAGTTTTTGCGTAAGAAGATTGAAACAGAAGTGAATAATCCACAACTACAGCTCGTCCTTTACACTTCAGGCACGACAGGCACCCCAAAAGGTGTAATGTTAAGTAACAGAAATCTGGTAGCAAACGCAGAGTCAATAATAAAGGTACTCAGGATAACTTCCAGAGATAAAGGAGCACTGGTGATATCCCCACATCACGCTTTTGGGAATTCCATAATTAACTCCCATCTGGTAGCTGGCAGCTCAGTCAGGATTGGAAATATGAATTTCATAGACTCTATTTTCAACCTTATAGGATCAGACATATCCATATTCTATGGGGTACCCAGTACCTATCGTATACTCCTTCGATATCCGGATAGATTCAAAAAGGATTTCTCAAGAGTCAGAACCGCTGCATCAGCAGGTGGAGAAATGGATCGGGATATTGTAAACGACATAAGGGAATTAGCTCCAGATCTGGAGATTCTACCGATGTACGGGCAAACTGAAGCTACGGCAAGACTTGCTTATCTGCCAGCAGAAGATGTGAATGAGCTCGTTGACACTATAGGAAAAGCAATTCCAGGGGTTATACTGGATGTCTTTGATTCCGAGTACAGACCAGCAAAACCTAATATTACGGGTGAACTGGTTGCTACCGGAGACAACATTATGCTGGGTTACCTCGATGATGAAATTGCCACTGGGATGAAAATTATAGATGGATGGCTGCATACCGGTGATCTTGCACAGAAATTACCCAACGGATATATCAAACTGCTGGGACGCAAGGATGACCTTATAAAAATCGGTGATCATCGTGTTAACCCAAGAGAAATTGAGAAAAGCATAGAGGAAAATAACGAAGTATCCAGGGTTTTTGTCGTACCTGTGCACCATGAACTTATGGGAACCGCAATTAGCCTCATGGTCATACCTGCAAAAGGAACAGAAATTGAAAAGTTGTATGCATTCTGTCGAAAAAGCCTGCCAGGATACCTGCGTCCAAGAGAAATACTATTCATTGATCACCTTCCCATAAGCGAGAATGGAAAAATATCCAACCGATCCATTATAGAGGAGTACCAACATGTCAAAGCTAGTGTGTAA
- a CDS encoding acyl carrier protein has product MEQIKNDIVDYLKANSFMDSTSSLKDDDSLTQNGIIDSIGLLELMDYICEKYYIEIPEDMLTPENFDSLQGITNMITTLAK; this is encoded by the coding sequence ATGGAACAAATAAAGAATGATATAGTCGATTACTTAAAAGCTAATTCTTTTATGGATAGTACCAGCAGCTTGAAAGATGATGATTCTCTCACTCAAAACGGCATTATAGATTCCATTGGTCTGCTTGAACTTATGGACTACATTTGCGAGAAATATTATATAGAGATTCCTGAAGATATGCTAACACCGGAAAACTTTGATTCGTTGCAGGGAATCACGAATATGATTACCACGCTGGCGAAGTGA
- a CDS encoding 4'-phosphopantetheinyl transferase superfamily protein — MYNKYIKLPFPVSLGHIPYLWQQSDVLVFLVDLDNYDTFNTSYLSRIELEYLKRLKTSHFKKRYIVSRTVLKHITCKVANEQSASEISTYKDEYGKVCILNHNELCICISYTERLAALAISKVDVGIDIELTRKLDLKSNFKNLYKKTSLMDETVDETDILKTWTLKEAYSKFSNKKMCLIFNRELDLNSVNHSTYILDNKYLFSIVTRSESHIIGINRLQKIDCNWD, encoded by the coding sequence ATGTACAACAAATATATAAAGTTGCCCTTTCCCGTTTCTCTTGGACACATCCCATACCTGTGGCAACAGAGCGATGTTCTCGTTTTTCTTGTTGACCTGGATAATTATGATACATTTAATACAAGTTACCTCAGCAGAATAGAACTGGAATATCTCAAGAGGTTGAAGACAAGTCACTTTAAGAAAAGATATATTGTCTCCAGAACGGTTTTAAAACACATCACATGCAAAGTTGCTAATGAGCAATCCGCTTCCGAAATATCCACATACAAAGACGAATATGGAAAGGTCTGCATCCTTAATCACAATGAACTATGCATTTGTATATCCTATACTGAACGCCTTGCAGCCCTTGCAATCTCAAAGGTTGATGTTGGTATTGATATTGAACTTACGAGAAAGCTGGATCTTAAAAGTAATTTTAAAAACCTGTATAAGAAAACTTCACTAATGGACGAAACTGTAGATGAAACCGATATTTTAAAAACATGGACTTTAAAAGAAGCCTATTCCAAGTTTTCAAACAAAAAAATGTGTCTTATTTTTAATAGAGAACTGGATCTTAACAGTGTCAATCATTCAACTTATATTCTAGATAACAAATATTTATTTTCCATTGTAACCCGTTCGGAATCGCATATCATTGGTATAAATCGTCTTCAAAAAATCGACTGCAACTGGGACTGA
- a CDS encoding DUF2551 domain-containing protein, with translation MVKYLGRDENGIRKVVLNLFLTGDKFTTGEVYDYLDKGNFEVSYRGVSAMVGLMNTRLGILSINVTGDHNVYSLKESYKNIVGSVLENY, from the coding sequence TTGGTTAAGTATCTCGGCAGGGATGAAAACGGGATACGCAAGGTTGTGCTCAATCTCTTCCTGACCGGAGACAAGTTCACCACCGGTGAAGTTTACGATTACCTGGATAAAGGAAATTTTGAGGTAAGCTACCGGGGAGTCTCGGCTATGGTCGGGCTTATGAATACAAGGCTCGGGATCTTGAGCATAAATGTCACCGGAGATCACAACGTCTATTCCCTAAAAGAAAGTTATAAAAACATTGTTGGCTCTGTGCTTGAAAACTACTGA
- the uppS gene encoding polyprenyl diphosphate synthase, with product MKNRIFSIFYHEYERRLQRKILNSEIPHHIAVIMDGNRRYAGQFGKARSFGHAMGAEVTEKVIEWCYEIGVKQLTLYAFSTENFQRSEEEVDGLFNLINDKFLKLYSDPRTHEKETQVRVIGDRSKLPAFLNESIEKIEKATKNYGKFYLNVAIAYGGRQDIIQAVRDIAGCISNGKLSLEEVDESLISKHLYPAPGFSVPNVDLVIRTGGDERVSNFLPWQANGSECAAYFCAPFWPEFRKIDLLRSVRVYQAREAEKKQEQSYRVSKVVNFLEMGTREDKGEEIGQPQYI from the coding sequence TTGAAAAACCGTATTTTCAGTATATTTTATCATGAGTATGAGCGAAGACTCCAGAGAAAGATTCTGAATTCAGAAATTCCGCATCATATAGCTGTGATTATGGATGGGAACCGCAGGTATGCAGGGCAGTTTGGAAAGGCTCGAAGTTTCGGGCATGCAATGGGGGCAGAAGTTACCGAAAAGGTAATTGAGTGGTGTTATGAGATCGGGGTAAAGCAGCTTACCCTCTATGCTTTTTCTACGGAAAACTTTCAGCGCTCCGAAGAAGAAGTCGACGGTCTCTTCAACCTCATTAATGATAAATTCCTGAAACTTTACTCTGATCCAAGAACACACGAAAAAGAGACACAGGTTCGCGTCATAGGAGATAGGTCAAAATTACCCGCTTTTCTGAATGAGTCTATTGAAAAAATAGAAAAAGCAACGAAAAATTACGGGAAATTTTACCTGAATGTTGCCATTGCTTATGGAGGCAGGCAGGATATTATTCAGGCCGTTCGCGATATTGCAGGCTGTATTTCCAATGGGAAACTCTCTCTTGAGGAAGTGGACGAAAGTCTTATTTCAAAACATCTTTATCCTGCCCCAGGGTTCTCAGTTCCTAATGTGGATCTTGTCATCCGTACTGGAGGCGATGAAAGGGTTTCAAATTTCCTTCCCTGGCAGGCTAACGGAAGTGAATGTGCAGCTTACTTCTGTGCTCCTTTCTGGCCAGAGTTCCGAAAAATCGACCTTCTTCGCTCGGTCAGGGTATATCAGGCTAGGGAAGCCGAAAAAAAGCAGGAACAATCATATAGAGTTTCAAAAGTTGTAAATTTCCTAGAAATGGGAACTCGTGAAGACAAAGGCGAAGAGATTGGACAACCCCAGTACATTTAA
- a CDS encoding thioredoxin domain-containing protein, whose translation MSKNKSLKISGGILLGTEHKKPNRLINEKSPYLLQHAYNPVKWYPWGEEAFEKARKENKPIFLSIGYSTCHWCHVMAHESFEDEEIARLMNRAFVCIKVDREERPDIDNVYMTVCQIILGRGGWPLNIIMTPDMKPFFAGTYIPKNSRFSQTGMLELVPRIEEIWNRQHTEVLESADKITSTIQNMISEPAGEGIGESIMEEAYEELLTSFDNEYGGFGRAPKFPTSHKIFFLLRYWRRSGNPEALHMVEYTLENMYRGGIHDHLGSGFHRYSTDNVWIVPHFEKMLYDQALIATAYTEIYQVTGKRLYKEAAEGILDYVLRDLTSQEGGFYCGEDADVEGEEGKYYLWTLEEVRTVLSPEESELITKVFNLSETGNFEEEIRGRKTGTNIFYMPRSLESLAAELNIPADDVDSRVKTAKAKLLLARDKRKRPAKDDKILTDWNGLMIAALAKGFQAFGEEKYLKAAEKAADFILKVLYNPDRRLLHRYRDGKTGISGTADDYAFLIHGLLELYEAGFKLDYLKAALCLNREFLEHFWDPIQGGLFFTADDSEALIFRKKEFSDAAIPSGNSIEMLNLLRLSRITADSELEDRAQGLERAFSKLIQKIPSGYTQFLSALDFGLGPAYQVVIVGEHESPDTGQMLEELWTYFIPNKVLIFRPEGKDPEITKLAKYTEGQVPIDGKATAYVCQNYQCQLPTTEVNEMLRMLNV comes from the coding sequence TTGTCAAAAAATAAAAGCCTGAAAATAAGCGGAGGGATTTTACTGGGAACAGAACACAAAAAACCTAACCGTCTGATAAATGAAAAGAGCCCATATCTCCTCCAGCACGCATATAATCCTGTGAAGTGGTATCCCTGGGGGGAAGAAGCTTTTGAGAAAGCCAGAAAAGAAAATAAACCTATTTTTCTATCAATTGGATATTCCACCTGCCACTGGTGTCACGTAATGGCACATGAGTCATTTGAGGATGAAGAGATAGCAAGACTCATGAACAGGGCTTTTGTTTGCATAAAAGTAGACCGTGAAGAACGGCCGGATATTGACAATGTTTATATGACGGTCTGCCAGATTATTCTGGGAAGAGGTGGCTGGCCTCTTAATATCATCATGACCCCAGACATGAAGCCTTTTTTTGCAGGAACCTATATTCCTAAAAATTCTCGTTTTAGTCAGACAGGAATGCTCGAACTTGTGCCGCGAATAGAGGAGATCTGGAACAGGCAGCACACAGAGGTCCTTGAGTCGGCTGATAAAATCACGTCTACTATCCAAAATATGATCTCAGAGCCAGCAGGAGAGGGCATAGGGGAGTCAATAATGGAGGAAGCTTACGAAGAGCTACTGACTTCTTTTGATAATGAATATGGCGGTTTTGGAAGAGCTCCCAAATTCCCTACTTCACATAAAATTTTCTTTTTGCTCCGTTACTGGAGACGCAGCGGGAACCCTGAAGCTCTTCATATGGTTGAATATACTCTGGAAAATATGTATAGGGGAGGAATTCATGACCATCTAGGTTCGGGTTTTCACCGTTACTCTACAGATAATGTGTGGATTGTCCCCCATTTTGAAAAGATGCTATACGACCAGGCTCTTATTGCAACTGCATACACAGAAATTTATCAGGTTACCGGAAAGAGACTGTATAAGGAAGCAGCAGAAGGAATTCTTGACTATGTGTTAAGAGATCTGACATCTCAGGAAGGTGGATTTTATTGTGGGGAAGATGCTGATGTAGAAGGAGAGGAAGGAAAGTACTATCTCTGGACTTTAGAAGAGGTCAGAACGGTTCTTAGTCCCGAGGAGTCCGAACTGATTACAAAAGTGTTTAATCTCAGCGAAACAGGTAACTTTGAAGAAGAAATAAGAGGTCGAAAAACCGGAACTAATATTTTTTATATGCCTCGTTCTCTCGAATCGCTTGCTGCCGAACTGAATATTCCTGCTGACGACGTTGATAGTCGGGTAAAAACGGCTAAAGCAAAACTCCTGTTAGCTCGGGATAAACGCAAAAGACCTGCAAAAGACGACAAGATTCTAACTGATTGGAATGGACTTATGATTGCAGCTCTTGCAAAAGGTTTCCAGGCCTTTGGCGAGGAGAAGTATTTGAAAGCTGCCGAAAAAGCTGCAGATTTTATTCTCAAGGTACTTTACAATCCCGATAGACGATTGCTTCATCGATATAGAGATGGGAAAACTGGTATTTCCGGAACTGCCGATGATTATGCATTTCTGATCCACGGACTCCTGGAGCTTTACGAGGCAGGATTTAAACTTGACTATCTTAAAGCAGCCCTTTGCCTCAACAGAGAATTTCTCGAACACTTCTGGGATCCCATTCAGGGAGGACTCTTCTTTACTGCTGACGACAGCGAGGCACTTATTTTCAGGAAAAAAGAGTTTTCGGATGCAGCCATACCTTCAGGAAATTCTATTGAGATGCTAAATCTTCTTAGACTTTCCAGAATAACTGCAGATTCCGAGCTGGAAGATAGAGCTCAAGGGCTGGAGCGTGCTTTTTCAAAACTCATCCAAAAAATACCATCAGGATATACGCAGTTCTTATCAGCTCTTGATTTTGGTCTGGGTCCAGCTTATCAAGTGGTAATTGTCGGAGAACATGAATCCCCGGATACTGGACAGATGCTCGAAGAACTCTGGACGTACTTCATTCCTAATAAAGTGCTGATTTTCAGACCTGAAGGAAAGGACCCTGAAATTACAAAGCTGGCAAAATATACGGAAGGGCAGGTTCCTATCGATGGAAAAGCTACTGCGTACGTCTGCCAAAACTATCAATGTCAACTTCCTACTACTGAGGTCAATGAGATGTTAAGAATGTTAAATGTATGA
- a CDS encoding cytochrome b5 domain-containing protein → MKEYTLEELAEYNGKNGKIYVAYQGQVYDVSDSYLWEDGTHQGLHDAGKDLTEEMDEAPHGPEMFKDFPVIGTLKE, encoded by the coding sequence TTGAAAGAATACACACTTGAAGAACTTGCAGAATATAACGGTAAAAATGGCAAGATATATGTTGCTTATCAGGGTCAGGTCTATGATGTTTCAGACAGCTATTTATGGGAGGATGGTACACACCAGGGACTTCACGATGCAGGAAAAGACCTTACTGAAGAAATGGACGAGGCGCCTCATGGGCCTGAAATGTTTAAGGACTTTCCTGTTATCGGGACTTTGAAAGAATAA
- a CDS encoding S8 family serine peptidase, with translation MDSKYVILHSSEILPPSRGDIGRARRAEVFPLEAAQPIVKLEYAELTKRESNDLRRDPRTLAIAKPMPMKLIAPVGSLDAPTATKSWGIDAVRASESPFDGTGVTVAVLDTGIDPNHPAFKGMKLVQKNFTTEIDNDIHGHGTHCAGTIFGQDVNGVRIGIARKIKCALIGKVLGKEGGSSDTIAKAIQWAVQEGANVISMSLGIDFPGYVDWLVHDQGMNINPATSQALEEYRANVNLFTELVRVVAAHGAFGQSAIIVAASGNESNRPKYEIAVSPPAAATGIVAVGALNKSGKGFNVAEFSNNQVNIAAPGVNIISAKAGTSGLISMSGTSMATPHAAGIAALWAQRQLKLTGRINNVSLMAQLIASGTFDSLVPGSEEDDVGTGIIQAPLK, from the coding sequence ATGGATTCAAAATATGTTATCCTGCACAGCAGTGAGATATTACCACCTTCACGGGGAGATATAGGAAGAGCACGCCGAGCAGAAGTATTCCCCTTGGAAGCGGCCCAACCAATCGTCAAGTTAGAGTACGCCGAACTTACCAAGCGGGAGAGCAATGATCTGCGCAGAGATCCCAGAACACTTGCCATTGCCAAACCTATGCCAATGAAACTGATTGCACCGGTTGGTAGCCTTGATGCACCAACAGCTACAAAATCCTGGGGAATCGACGCAGTACGTGCATCGGAATCGCCATTTGATGGAACCGGTGTCACTGTAGCTGTGCTAGATACTGGAATCGATCCAAATCACCCAGCATTTAAAGGCATGAAGCTGGTTCAGAAGAACTTCACTACGGAAATCGATAATGATATTCATGGGCATGGCACGCATTGTGCAGGGACCATTTTTGGCCAGGATGTCAATGGTGTCCGCATCGGCATCGCTAGAAAAATTAAATGTGCCCTAATTGGCAAGGTGCTGGGCAAAGAAGGAGGTTCCTCAGACACGATCGCCAAGGCCATCCAGTGGGCAGTCCAGGAAGGCGCAAATGTCATTTCCATGTCCCTAGGTATTGATTTTCCGGGCTATGTAGATTGGCTGGTTCATGACCAAGGCATGAATATTAACCCAGCAACATCCCAGGCGCTGGAAGAGTATCGTGCAAACGTCAACCTGTTCACCGAGTTAGTGCGCGTCGTGGCAGCACATGGGGCATTTGGGCAATCTGCAATCATCGTTGCGGCCAGCGGTAACGAAAGCAATCGGCCTAAATACGAAATTGCAGTCTCCCCTCCCGCTGCCGCCACAGGCATCGTTGCCGTTGGCGCACTGAATAAATCAGGCAAGGGCTTTAACGTTGCCGAATTTTCAAATAATCAGGTGAACATTGCCGCCCCTGGCGTTAACATCATCTCTGCTAAAGCAGGCACGAGTGGCCTTATCAGTATGAGTGGGACCAGCATGGCGACACCTCACGCTGCGGGTATTGCTGCCCTATGGGCACAGCGTCAACTGAAATTGACCGGGAGGATAAATAACGTGAGCTTGATGGCGCAACTTATTGCTAGTGGCACCTTTGACTCTCTAGTCCCAGGCAGCGAAGAGGATGATGTGGGTACAGGCATCATTCAGGCACCATTGAAGTGA
- a CDS encoding adenylate kinase family protein, with product MLIGLTGTPGTGKTSVSKFLERKRHWKVIHLNEMIKEEHLYTEVDEVRDAVIADMELVRQRLEEIIGGKENEVIILESHLAHYIADIVIILRVYPPELKMRLKARGYSEEKIRENIEAEALDVILVEAFEWCKKVFEINTTGKSIEETEQHIEKIIDHILSGNEEELPEYKPGSIDWIDLVP from the coding sequence ATGTTAATAGGACTCACCGGTACGCCAGGGACTGGAAAAACCTCGGTAAGTAAGTTTCTTGAAAGAAAAAGGCACTGGAAAGTAATTCACCTTAATGAAATGATCAAAGAAGAACATCTTTACACCGAGGTCGATGAGGTGAGAGATGCGGTTATTGCAGATATGGAACTTGTCAGGCAGCGTCTTGAAGAGATTATTGGTGGAAAGGAAAATGAGGTAATAATTCTTGAGAGTCATCTTGCTCATTACATCGCAGATATCGTGATTATACTCAGGGTATACCCTCCTGAATTGAAAATGAGGCTGAAAGCACGCGGCTATTCGGAAGAGAAAATAAGAGAAAATATTGAGGCCGAAGCTCTCGATGTGATCCTGGTTGAAGCCTTTGAATGGTGTAAGAAAGTTTTTGAGATAAACACAACAGGAAAGAGCATTGAAGAGACAGAACAGCACATAGAAAAAATAATAGATCATATTTTAAGTGGCAACGAAGAAGAATTGCCGGAGTATAAACCAGGATCAATTGATTGGATTGATCTTGTTCCTTAA
- a CDS encoding nicotinamide-nucleotide adenylyltransferase, translated as MTRAFYIGRFQPYHFGHHTIIKQIAEEVDELVVGIGSAQKSHESTDPFTAGERVLMVYNALENLPIRHYVLPIEDIKYNSIWVHHVASRTPHFEVVYSNNPLVIQLFREAGVCVKQSPLYIRERYSGTEIRRRMIAGEKWEHLVPKSVVEVIKEIDGVTRLRNVSASDNNSSL; from the coding sequence ATGACACGAGCTTTTTATATTGGACGTTTTCAACCGTATCATTTTGGTCACCATACCATAATCAAGCAGATTGCGGAAGAAGTTGATGAGCTGGTTGTAGGCATAGGAAGTGCTCAGAAAAGTCACGAATCAACTGACCCTTTTACGGCAGGTGAAAGGGTTTTGATGGTGTACAACGCGCTTGAAAATCTTCCTATCCGGCACTATGTTCTCCCTATTGAAGATATCAAGTATAACTCTATCTGGGTCCATCATGTTGCGTCCCGAACGCCTCATTTCGAAGTAGTATACTCGAATAATCCGCTGGTTATTCAGCTCTTCCGAGAGGCCGGAGTTTGCGTAAAACAATCTCCTCTTTATATCCGGGAAAGATACTCCGGAACTGAGATCCGGAGACGAATGATTGCAGGGGAAAAATGGGAACACCTTGTTCCAAAGTCAGTCGTCGAAGTAATAAAGGAAATAGACGGAGTAACCCGCCTCAGGAACGTTTCTGCTAGCGATAACAATTCTTCGTTATAA
- the fpoF gene encoding F420H2 dehydrogenase subunit FpoF yields MPPKIAEVIEHDVCAACGACEAVCPIGAVTVRKAAEIRDPNDPNLYQKGAGYLVCEGCLTCSRICPVVDGFIENELANVRKFFAARSKENAGSQDGGVTSGILKSLFKQGKIDCAVGITRDEKWESKVVLLTSAEDVEKVRGTKYTSDPVVAALREAFEKYDRIAVVGVPCQAHSARLIRENVSEKIVLIIGLLCMESFHHDVMLDKIIPEIMKVKIEDVRKMEFTKGKFWVYTSDGEVHSVPIKDVAKYARNPCHHCCDYTSVFADISVGSVGAPDGWNSVFIRTDAGEEYFEMVREEMEIMEDPKPGLELVKKLIDMKRKNNAEHFKEVCKEFSFETGIRDETV; encoded by the coding sequence TTGCCACCAAAGATTGCAGAAGTCATAGAACATGACGTATGCGCAGCCTGTGGAGCATGCGAGGCCGTGTGTCCTATAGGAGCTGTAACTGTAAGGAAGGCGGCAGAAATTCGTGATCCGAACGATCCGAACCTGTATCAAAAAGGAGCAGGATATCTGGTCTGTGAAGGTTGCTTAACCTGCAGCAGAATTTGTCCAGTAGTAGACGGCTTCATCGAGAATGAACTTGCAAATGTACGCAAGTTTTTTGCCGCAAGGTCCAAGGAAAATGCCGGCAGTCAGGATGGAGGAGTTACCAGTGGTATCCTTAAATCCCTTTTCAAGCAGGGCAAAATCGACTGCGCAGTAGGAATTACTAGAGACGAAAAATGGGAATCAAAAGTCGTTTTATTGACAAGTGCTGAAGATGTTGAGAAGGTAAGAGGAACCAAGTATACTTCTGATCCGGTTGTTGCAGCCCTCAGGGAAGCCTTCGAAAAATATGATAGAATTGCAGTTGTTGGGGTACCCTGCCAGGCTCATTCTGCGCGGCTGATCAGGGAAAATGTAAGCGAGAAAATTGTGCTTATCATTGGACTACTATGTATGGAAAGTTTTCATCATGATGTAATGCTTGATAAAATAATCCCGGAGATTATGAAAGTCAAGATCGAAGATGTCAGGAAGATGGAGTTCACTAAAGGTAAATTCTGGGTCTACACCAGTGACGGTGAGGTTCACTCCGTGCCTATCAAGGACGTAGCCAAATATGCCCGAAACCCCTGCCATCACTGCTGTGACTACACTTCAGTCTTTGCCGATATTTCTGTAGGCTCGGTTGGTGCTCCGGATGGATGGAACTCGGTCTTTATAAGGACAGATGCCGGAGAGGAATACTTCGAGATGGTCCGCGAAGAAATGGAGATTATGGAAGATCCCAAGCCTGGCCTTGAACTTGTAAAAAAGCTTATTGATATGAAGCGCAAAAATAATGCTGAACATTTCAAAGAGGTCTGCAAAGAGTTCAGCTTTGAGACAGGAATCCGTGACGAAACTGTATGA
- the mer gene encoding 5,10-methylenetetrahydromethanopterin reductase: protein MKFGIEFVPSDPALKIAYYAKLSEQQGFDHVWITDHYNNRDVYSTLTVLALNTNSIKIGPGVTNSYTRNPAITASSIASIAEISGGRAVLGLGPGDKATFDAMGIAWKKPLATTKEAIQAIRDFISGKKVSMDGEMIKFAGAKLAFKAGNIPIYMGAQGPKMLELAGEIADGVLINASHPKDFEVAVEQIKKGAEKAGRDPSEVDVTAYACFSIDKDPVKAVNAAKVVVAFIVAGSPDLVLERHGIPVEAKSQIGAAIAKGDFGALMGGLVTPQMIEAFSICGTPDDCMKRIKDLEAIGVTQIVAGSPIGPAKEKAIKLIGKEIIAKM from the coding sequence ATGAAGTTCGGAATCGAATTTGTGCCGAGCGATCCCGCCTTAAAGATCGCATATTACGCAAAGCTCTCAGAACAGCAGGGATTTGACCATGTCTGGATCACTGACCATTACAACAACCGTGATGTGTACTCCACTCTTACCGTTCTTGCCCTGAACACTAACAGTATTAAGATCGGTCCCGGTGTTACAAACTCCTACACCAGAAACCCCGCAATTACTGCATCCAGCATTGCATCAATTGCCGAGATATCAGGCGGCAGGGCAGTTCTAGGCCTTGGACCCGGAGACAAAGCGACCTTCGATGCCATGGGCATTGCATGGAAAAAGCCTCTTGCAACCACCAAAGAAGCAATTCAGGCAATCAGAGACTTTATTTCAGGCAAGAAGGTCTCCATGGACGGAGAAATGATAAAGTTTGCAGGTGCCAAGCTCGCTTTCAAAGCCGGAAATATCCCTATCTACATGGGTGCCCAGGGCCCCAAGATGCTTGAACTTGCTGGTGAGATCGCAGACGGTGTCCTTATCAATGCTTCCCACCCGAAGGATTTCGAAGTTGCTGTCGAACAGATTAAGAAAGGAGCCGAGAAAGCCGGCCGCGACCCGAGCGAAGTTGATGTTACAGCATATGCTTGTTTCTCAATTGATAAGGACCCTGTAAAAGCAGTCAATGCCGCAAAAGTAGTGGTTGCTTTCATTGTCGCAGGCTCCCCTGACCTTGTTCTCGAGCGCCATGGAATTCCGGTCGAAGCCAAGAGCCAGATAGGTGCAGCCATTGCCAAAGGAGATTTCGGGGCTCTTATGGGTGGACTTGTTACCCCTCAGATGATCGAGGCCTTTTCTATATGTGGAACTCCTGATGACTGCATGAAGAGAATCAAGGACCTTGAGGCAATCGGAGTTACTCAGATCGTTGCTGGATCTCCGATCGGTCCTGCCAAAGAGAAAGCAATAAAGCTTATAGGTAAAGAAATCATTGCAAAGATGTAA